The DNA segment AAATATGATGTAAACGGTTTAATTGTGCTACAAAGTTGGATCTGTTTTATTCGGAGGGTGGGTGTTCTGAAGTTGGATGTTTTGAGTTTTCAAGAGATTTCCCACGCCCTTTGGCTGGTCAGTCATTCACATATTTCGTGTGAGCCTCTCTCAAATCGTCCCCGCCCATATAAAGGTGCCGGAAACATATGTTTCAGTTTAATAAGCGCAGGTGTATGTGAGGAGGAGACATGGCCGCAGCTGATGTGAAAAAAGTGTTGCAGTTGAAGTATCAGCTCAAAGGCTCATGTGAAGGACACACGGTAGGATGTTGTGCAAACATCaggaaaatgttttgcttttgtttgatCGCATTATATATAAGCAAGATTGggcaaaaaaaacatgtcagtATGGTTATCACATGTCATCACAGTTATCACATGTCAGTATGGATGCATTTATCAagttttaaagtttgttttctttagcagacctgttattttttgtttcaccTCATTCAAAACGGTcctattgtaaatatttttggtAAATTCCAACAAAATATCTTTACTCAATAAAACCAACTTGGCATATTGGTTGGGCAAGTCACCTgtctttttaaagtttttatgtaaatgttatgCTATATCAAGTACAGTATCAGTTTGATACTTATTTCAATTTAGCTAAAACAGTAAATggtattataaaaaaaaatgtaattggcTGTTTAATGGCAACCTTCGTTTTGGACAACCCCAAATGGTGTGACAATATAAACCACAATGTCAatgttcaaacctgtatatttaACAGTTGGatacaaaaaaagacaagaatAAAATATCTGCCTACAGAGAAATATACTTTCATAATGGTAACGTGTGAATAGAGAAGGTCTGCAGCTGTTGACAGGAAAGGAGGAGGTGATGGGGGTTGGCACTTAAGAGGGGCTCTTTCTAAAAATAACGCTGCAGTTgtcttgtgtttgctgtccgtCAGTTCAGGCCATGAAGCGAAGGGGCAGTGTAGTAGTTAAGGTAGTAATGTTGTATAATTTGTGTTATTTATCACGTTGCTTGTAGGACGTGTATCAATTCGTGACGTattcttgtttttgttgtgaTTCCTCAACTTGTGCATGAATCTCTCTTCTGCATGCATGTTGTTTCTGGTCTTTTACAAGTGTGGCGGCTGTGATTGCATTGCACATTTATAGTAACCTACATATGGCACAGCCATGTCTGAGGTTTTCCCATACATAGTGCCAGGTCCTGAGTGCTTGCTCAGCAAATCCAGGGTTTTAAAGGAGCTGTGGAAGCGAGTGGGATGTCTTTAACCATTTATAGTTTTAGTTTGATTGTTATTTGATTGTTAAGTGTAACATTGATTTATGAGCACTAGGACAGTAATCTTTTAAACCTTTAAGTCAATTGCCTACATTTTAGAGCTACTACATTCTCCTtccattttctcacaaatgcttttatttcatttacatttaataatttagcagactattttatccaaagcagctTACAAATGAGGGAGCATTTTTGGTTATCCATCAATTTGTCAACATTGTTAACACATGTTAAACTGATGTTTAGCTccatgtattaaataaaaactgacttcgggtttaatttgtgtttaatttttaaatactCTGTCCAGGTGCtgaaaatcttaaaaaaacttCAACAATTGAACATAACACTCGACATTCTGGCTGtaagagtttattttttattattttgggaGTGCTTGAATAACAcctaatatattattattattattattattattatttgttaagtcaacaatgatgatttttcatTGTAGGAAACTGGAATTGGCAAAGTTGTGAACTCCTTTCGAAAACATGATCAGGCTGGAAAGGTGGCAAAAATGTTAGTTGATAGATGGAAATCACTTGTTCCAAAAGACTCTACAAGGTATTTTATGTAAATACTAGTTTTACCTGAATTATATTGTTTtgaatattatattgtttttttgcatGTGGTGTACTTTAAgtctctctctttattttattcaattgtAAGTAGGCAACAGTCCCAAGAATCTTCCCCAAATGAACAGCCCAACAGAGAAGCTGAAGATAGGCGTAACGGTGAACTTTCAGAGAGTACCAattctaaaagaaaaacaaaaggagACCATTTTAgtgtggaaaaaaaaacatcccagTACATTGATGTTAAACGAGAAACAAACCCCAGTAAAACCAAATCTCATCCGAATGGTGAGAAAAAGGATACGGGAAAAAAAGATTCTAGTTTAAATCAAAGCTCACAGACTCACGGCCATGGGAAAGACAAGAGTATCAGTAATGACCGTGTAAAACATGAAGGTAAAAAGTCTGAGAAGATGTCTAgtataacaaataaacaacagaaTACAACACTTGCAAAAGTGACAGCATTAAAATCGACATCAATGCGGAGTGATAAGAATGGAGATACATGCAAGAAAGATAAGTTGAACAAGACCAAAGAAAAATCTGAATCGACTAAAAAAGTGGACTGCTCTGAGACACCATCCATGTCTTTTGAAGCGTACCTGAGCTATGACATTGAGCCTTCCAAACGCAAAAAAATCTGCAGTGCTGATAAAAATCCAAAGAGACTTAAGACTGGCCACAAAGAGAACTTGCAAGGGCGTGAATCCTGGGTGAAGACATCTGGGGCTGTGACGGAAGACCCATTGACAGCGGTACTTATAATCAACCACCAATATCAAATATTGTGACATGTTTTTTAATATGTTGATAAATCTAATGgttttaaccaaaaatgaaaattctgtcagcattaaCTGACTTTGACAGGACAAATATTTCGAAAATTTTACCTCTGTACAATCAAAATGAATGGCGACTAACAGAAAAGCAGCGTGCTGTTATCCATGTGTAAGGAACAGATCAAAACCTTTTTCTGAATCAAGAATTTATTCACTGAAAATGTTGGCAAACCACATTTTAACTGTTTTATGGCCTTTGGTCAAGGCGCATTTATGAACCAATCACAATTGACATCAGACCCAATACAATCCATCTAATGGTGATAATATTTGATTTATGTCAATTTTTACAACCCCTGGCAACCCCAGGACATTCTTCAATAATTCACCATTATGCTTTGACACAACTTAAGGGTTTGTGCACAACTCAGTTTTTCTTCATGTTCTTTAAATCTAGGCTCCTGAGAGCTCAGTGATGAACTTGCTCAACGTTCCTCTACCAACAAGTTTTCCTGAATGTGAAGACATTTCTCAGTATCAGTACTTTAGAGAAAATAAAGGTGGGTCATTCCACATCTACTGGACTTTTTCATATCCGTTCAAACGCACACAGAAGCTTGCTGTGTGGAAATTCTTGACTCTGATGTTTCATGAATGTAGCTGAAAGTAAGGTCATAGACGTCTGTGAAGAGGCCCCAGTTTTCATCGGACAAAGGCTGAAGAATAAGATGCAGGTGTACTCTGGCAGTAAGATGACGTACCTGCCCACCATGATGACACTGTACCAGCAATGCATTCGAGCACTGCAGAACAACATTGACTGTATGTTGCCTCACATTGTGATCTTGCTCTCTAAATTGTATGAAGTCAGGTTAGTTGGTCTTAAAGCTTGACTATCTCGCAGCTCTCTATGAGATTGGAGGAGTGCCTTTTGAAATCTTGGAGCCTGTTTTTGAACGCTGCACACCTGAACAGCTTCTCCGGATCGAGGAGTGTAATCCGGTAAGAGGTTGACTTGTGGTTTCCTGAATGATAGCAAACCATTCATGCTAGAAAGGTGAAAACCAATGTGTTTTTTCGAATTATCTAAGAAGGGTTTGACTGCTTTATCTTTTGTGATATCACAGTTTCATTTATGTTGGTGACACAGGTGTACATAGGGGTAACTGATCACCTGTGGGAGAGACACTGTGAGAAAGACTTCAGAAACGCTCATCTGGAGGAGTATGAATCCTGGAGAGAGATGCACCTCCGTATGTCTGTGGAGAGGGAGAGAAAACTAAAGCAACTCACAAAGAGCATTGTCTCTGCTCACTCTGGAAAGCCCAAAGGTAAGCGTGTTTCAGGAAGATGTGCTTCAATTGATATGACTTGCTAAATATTTGCCCTGTATTTGCCCTGTTTTGAGATATTTGACTTTTAGCTTTAGCCCATGGTGTACGGTGAGTGGGACTACTTGTTTGTCTGGTGGAGTGCCTAGAAAACCTCTGTTGATCCTCTTTTAATTTTGCATTAAAGTTTTGGGCCGGAGTGACATAGAAATAATTTCCGATAAGTCAAATTATTAATGTGACATAAATTAAGTGAATATTTCATTGGATGAGCCCCATTTAGATTGTTGTAAAATAACTGAGATCACTTGTTTAATAATGTAGTGCAGTAAGTTGCCTGGTGACTGTAAGTGGCTGAACATCACTCCTTAATAAGTTCATTCAAGTTGTGCTCAgttttttcatattattttgtttcttttgcatATAAAGCATTCATGCCCACTGATAGCCACCTGAATTTCTGGTTAAGCATAATTTCTATTGTTTgagattttttgtattttttttaaaggtgccgttctttggctgttttcgaagctttgattatgttttttgggtgtttaacaatggatgttcatttttctagtttaaaaaaatgctctatatttcacatatttcaaatctattgttcaccgctgtccctcttctcacaaagCCTTTGTCTGatgatgtcccacccataccatatctgcgagcttccgcttctgaggttgttgtgattggtcggtccccctctcagtgcacgtgtattcataagctttggcttttagcaataaacagtaacaacggagtcaacttcacttcatcagttaaaaacatgcagattgatcgaagtgtaacggaggtctgccagggcatgtgcaaacgtcaatctttgttagagatcgcaattttttccctactatggtgaAGGAAACGATACTGGTCCGATTggcgtcagaccggttatattaaactattacactaataacagaagcgttagttttgcctttttatattggacctaagttggataataaaacgagcagattgaccaggagacatttgcaagcagaacttgaaaggacgtttcatagaagtgttgcATAGAAGagacgcacacacgcacgcacgcacgcacgcacacacacacacaaccaatatcagtgtattacacagaacagattTCACAgctgttaaagtcatggaagcagttatttgaccgttggttatcttggatacagccgttctctgtagtccttaaaaggcgaattctgttaaagacaatatctagCATGGCATTGAACTGAGCTTTATCGTTTTGcagatattatttatgctctaacagcaatattacacactaactaaagtttgaaaattggcatcacacAGAACGGCACCTTTAATGATTTGTATGTGGGTTTCAACTTCAGATAATGCACTGCACATGCAGCATGTAAAATGAAGTACATTAGACAGATATTCACTGACTATTGGGAGATAATTTGTAAGTCTGATCTCTAAGCCTTGTCTTTAAATGTTGGGAACAGTTGTTTAGTGGCAAGCTGATCTCAAATATGTTGTGGTAATATGGCTCTGACCATCTGTCTGCTTCTGCTATGAATAGATTTTAAGCGCAACTGTTGTTTGGGGTTAACTGCAGTCCCCAGAGCATGAATGGGTGCTGTCATTTTAACTGCATTAATGTAGAAGATACTGTTTTAGCTTCTGTTCTTCTACTGCATGACATTCCATCTACAAAAGATCATATCttattattaatttacattttatcatGTCTAAATTCTATACATGTATTTAACCTGACCAAATTCAACTAGAGGTtctaaatataacattttgcAACTCTAATTGCTACATGaatcttaaattaaaaaaaacattttatggaCTATTATAGACTTTGCACAGGTCTCATTAAGAAATGTGTGAAGCTGTAGTTTCCCGTTTACTGTTTTGTGCCACCCCTACTGACCTCACAGGCAGACAGGTGAAAATGGCGTTTATTCATTCAGCTGCTAAGCCACCTAGAAATGTGAGGATTCAACAGGGGATTCACGGCACAGCTGGCCCTGTGACAGTCCCTCACCCAACAGACAAACCCAGGTCAGTTTACACCAGATTGAGCTAAAAAAGCCAAAAGAAAACCCAAAACGTTGGCTACATTTCTCTCCTTTGCCTATTTCTTTCTTGCTATAGTTAAGTAAATGACATTACTGTACTTACCTGACAGTTGTGTGAAACCTCATGAGAGTCGTGGAAGATCCAACTTCAGTGAGTCTCCAAAACCTCCCAACAGCTCTGGCCAAACACAAGACCCACGAAAGATTAAACGTGAGCTGAAAATCCTATGACCTTGTCTGAAATGTATCCCATAgcaataacatattttaatcTTGTTTATACTGTATCTAAATAGTCTTATAGGACATTAGTTTTTAAGTGCATAATTGGGCTAAGTGAGCTGCTATTACTGTACTGACCTCTAGGGGTTTATCTACTTTCAAACATAAATCTACATAAACCTGCAGGCAGTGTGGCATTACtctaattataattataatggaCTAATTATAAATggttctattgtctttggtgtgtCATGTTGCGCCGGTCGCATGCACTGTAGACATGGAGTTACAGTACATGCTTGTTACTTGtttcaaaattttaattctgtttgCAAACAAGGtagttacagtattttttttttcaactgtGGGGTGCCTAATCTATATTTCATTTCAGCTTGGTTGGCAGTggaatcattttttattaataatattgtaTCCTGATTTCAAGCCTGTTAATGGGGAAACAAACTGAATTAATGCagcacatttcaaatatttatttatatagcagcAGTTTTATAGCTGAAGCTGATTTGCatgtgattttgtttgttttgtgtgtttacaggAGTGGCACCTATGATGGCGAAGTCCCTCAAGGCCTTTAAAAAGCAGCTTAGTCGCAGATGAATGATGTAGATAATATGGTACATAACATGAGTATACTATCACTGTTCCATGCATGAAGTCTaaatagtttaatttatttttccaCATGTTTGTAATTCCTGTAAGCATTTGATATAAATTACAGTCAAAGTTCAACATAACATTATTTGAAGAACAATATTGCACTTCAAAATCAAATGGTCTCTTTTTATTGATATTTGCTATCATGACAGATACTATTCTGAATTCTGAAATTAAAATTATATCAACCACAAAAAAACTTgtcatttgtgatttttgtaGGTAGGCGAGCTATTGAACTACGTGGAGGGTTTGTCTCCATCTAGTGTGTGTGAGCAGAATTGCCCTTTTTTTCCCAGGTTTCCTTGTCACCTTTCAAAAGAGGAAATAAATTGCGCTTAGTTAGGATGACAAAATGCATGTATGCTAAACAAACATTTGTTGCTCATATCTACAGCTGTGTCAAATTaaacatttctgtgttttggtAAAAAACAAATCTCTTCAGAAATCTATAGAGAATGTATCCAAATGCAGTGCGTGGCTGTACAGACTGCAGGATCATACTGTCTTCTTGATTATTCTCTGGTTCATCTGTGTGCTTGTTCATAATGTATTTCAGTAACAATTGGTGggcaatgttttttatattgagAAAAAACTTTATGGGGCGGTTTATAAACCGCCAGAAGTAGGCCTTAAATGGGGACATTCAAgtcgtttttacaaacatgtctTACATGAcatgacttgtgtgcattttgaaaaGAAACCATTGCACTGCTATATTTTAAGATCAGTGCAAAATTTTTTGGgttaaaactagggctgtcaaaagatttgTCGTAATTAATTTCATCCAGAGTAAAGGTTAGAGTTGTCTGTGTTagatttatatacatatacacatatacatgtatacatatttaagaaatatttatatttaccagttttatattatatataaatgtttatttattttaatattttcttaaatatgtgcatgcatgcaaatacaaaattaatatgcagagGATAAAGACGtatattacgtaaacacaaacttttattctggatgtgattattcacgattaatcatttgacagcactagttaaaccacattaaaaacacattacaattATAGCAATGCCTCTGTATTTTGACTCGGTCATGGTGTGTATCCAAATGAATTGTAAATGCAACGGTGTCTCCCTGTGAAGTTATTTCATCGCCTTGGAAATAtatggttttattatatatatggacatttttgtcaaaatttagTTATTCACACATTGGGGACATTTTGGGACTTTGTAAATTAAAccattttgttttctaaaaagtcaaatggaatggaaaaaatatgaagctctcaaaactgctcagaatgcagatagaaccttataattctaaggtGACGATTTTAAAACCTTTGTAGTGCAAATTTATTCCAAGttgatgatttaaaaaaaatgtagtgcaaatttaaaaacattttaatagttAAGTGTAAAGTGACGGTAGTGTAAATGATAAGGATTTCTGCTGAAAAACTGCATGGTGAGCATTAAGGGCTTAACTATACCAtgggttaaagggatacttcacccgtGCACCTGCTTCgaatgttgttccaaatctgtataaatttcacaatgaacacagagaaagatatttggaagaatgcttataaccaaacagatcttgaccCCTTTGACTAggaaaaaattgctttatcattttttttgttctgttgaacacaaaagaagacatttttaagaatgtaggacagcaaacagttctggggcacttttgacgattgtattttttcttactatggtagtcaatggggggcaaaatctgtctggttataagcgttcttccaaatatctttctatgtgttcataagaacaaagacatttatacagttttggaacaactcgaaggtaagtaaatgatgacataattttcacttTGGGGGAAGTATTCCTTTAATGAGGTGAATCCATTCAAAGTGTACTTTTGTATatgcaatttatttttatttaaatgttataattATGCTCCCATGCATGTTCCcattactaaaataatacaGCATTCTAACCAATGTTTACTAATCAGTTAATGCAGCCAATGTGACAAATTGTATTGCGTTTGATTTGTGACctattaaaaacagattttcaaCATAATATCAGACTTTTGATTCCATTGTAGTCAGCCAGCCAGCCATCCGGCCAATCAATTGGATGTATGGACAGCTcaaagaaaaacagattttcattGGGTTATCTGCCTTTTGGAttccagagagaaagagaacctGTTGAATGTCAACATTACAAGGACGGCAAGGTGTGTTTGGGGAAGTGTGTGGCCTATTCTTGTTTACTCGCTGGGAGGGAGGAGCGACAGGCAAAGGGGCTGGCCGTTGGGAATCGTGACGTCAAACTGGAATGAGGGAGTGAATGTTCCGGGTCAGAAACTGGGCAACAAGGAAATAAACTCCAGGCTAAGAGAAAAGACATGTAAACGCTCACAAATAAAGACACGGGACACTTGTGAACCGTCTGCCGAAGATGTGGCGAGGAAGGTGAAACGAGGAAAGAAAACTCCCGCGATCTTTTCATTCCATGTTTCCGTGCGCGGCGCGTTTGAAGTTGATACATTGTATCCTGTGCTTCCTCTAGTTGTTTGTGTCAGTGTTGAAGTTTTCCAACTGCAGTAGCAGGGATTGATCTTCATCGTTATCATCCCGTGATGTTTCACTGTATCCCCCTGTGGCGGTGCAGCCGTCACGTTGAATCGGTCGATAAGCGCCACTGCTCGCTTCTCTTCGTGCCGGAGGAGATATATCGCTACAGAGCGAGCCTGGAAGAGCTGCTGCTGGACGCCAATCAGCTTCGAGATTTACCCAAGGTGAGAGACAGGGAGAAAGACCACGGGGGCAAATGCATAAGTTGGTGTCACTTTTGTGGTGAACATTTTTGACATTGAAAGTGTGATCTGACTCAGCAGAACTtttaagtagggatgtaacgattcactcagctcacgatgcgatgcgattcacgattctgatctcacgatgcgatttattcacgatttactcacgatttattttgaaaaaatgagttgaaacaaattagaaatgaacaacttcccttgcattatttcaaactaatactgtctgtgcttttcttggatttttttgcatttaagaaatatcagcatccacgtttaggtttgcagtgaaaatagcggcccctgctgttcaaaaaatgtattgcgattcagttcaagcctcaaccgatttgaatcgtcgctcattataaccgattttcaaccggctcacggtgaatcttTGCATCCCTACTTTTAAGTGTCGTTGGTACATTTAGAGTTAGCAGCAGCACATCATAAGAGGCCTCTGAGTCTGCAGCAGTTTCGGGAGGCAGATGAGTGTTCTGAGTCAGGAGATTTCTCAATCACTAGGTGTGCTTTGTGTCAGCTGTATTTTGGCCTCCATGGTTGCTTTTTGAGCTTCAGTTTTGGGCAATATGTGTATTGTTTCTGGGTTTGCTGATTTCCAAAAAGTTCTAAAACGGTCCTCTAAAAAGCAAGTGCTGTTTAAATGCTCCTCACCAAGATGCTTGCAGGGAGCTTACTAGGTTTGAGCCACAGCCAATGTCATTTTCAGATAGGAAAGAACACCAGAACTCCGCTCAGTGTAGTTGAAAAATACAAAGAGGAAGTTGACAGAAGGAGGTACCAGTGATGTTCCCTTATCATATAATAGGGtgacattcaattcaaattcaaaagtAATGCTGGTTCTTTTATACTCTGATCACAGAGACATGCATGAAATCAGATGCTTTCTGTGTATCTCATTTTGATGTGCAATAATTCAGAAGACCTCTTGTTTGCTTAAATCACATTTCTTCAAGTTGGTTCAAGCACGCCTACTATTGCAGTGGTTTACAATGATTTTGTCAGCAAGTTTGCAAAGAGCAAAGGTTTGCTTACATGTATTTTTGTCCACAGAACCACAAGAATTGAGTGTAGTGAAGCTTGAGCAAATTGTATCAGTCTTCCAGATGACTGATAGACCGAAAGATGCTGTGTCTAACAACTGCACAAGGGAGGATGAGGGAACAAAACAACCCTTGCTATTGCAGATCACAGTTATGCTGTTTTATTCCTGTTTTGTTAACACTTACTGAATTTAAGTCCTGAAGTTATTGTAAACCAAATGAAACCTAAAGGATAGCATAACAAAGGTTTTATAATAGCTACTTGTGTTTTTTTGGACAAATCATTGCTGGGATAAAGtgtcaaactgcatttttttacagACGTGTGGTAACGTGAAATGGCAGTACGTTGGCCACATATCAGACTTTACCTTTAAGCGATGAGTGAGTGGTTGTGCTGAAAGCATTCCGGAATTTAACCATTTTATGTAAGATGTTAGCAACGTCTCTATTGAATATAGAAATCAGTTATTCATGTCTGTGCGTGATAGTTCTGGGCTTTCAGATTTTCTTTTATTAGGGGAGATTACTCAGTGTTTGATAGTAGTCTTTGTTGTGGACCATTAAACCAAGCCCATGTACAACAAAAGTAGACGTGGACTTAAAATAAGTTCTTAAGACATCCACATTTAAGATCTGAGCATATATATTTGCATGTGCGCGGAATCATACTGTTGCTAATGTTATTTTGAGAGGTTGTTTTACCTACTTCTACCCCTGTAAATTACATAAATTGAAGAAACTACAATGACCACATACTAATCAGTTATGCTAGTCATTGTGATAGTCATATGTTATCGATATAGTAATTTCCTATACAAACAGCTTTGTCAATGTATGGTCAATATTTTCTGTGAACAGAATGTAGAGTAAATGTTgcaattttataataaaataaagtgtaaagttATTGTAAATTCATTGCATTAAATTCCGCAGtatacagggctctagagtgcaaCCAATTTGGTTGcaaatgcgaccttatttctcaatggtgcgactaaaaataATCAGAGGTCGCACCgatgcgaccagccgttcgagggagaaaagaAGTCTCCGCAAccctgaaagtctccctgtgattcaacaacagacacacattaggcccatatcatggtctaaaccaatcagagatagtgaagggcggacccccctctgattggccgtggtccagatattcctgtacgtgtgtgtaccagaggtctcgttaaccgaaaattctctgtcattgacggatttttttaccagtgacggaaaaatctgaaggccgtctgtCATTTTggcggattacaatgagggcaatttgtaaatcgccgtttcccttcattagagcgtgatatgctcgcgaggCGACCTGcatgttttcacctgtcattgttactgactagacatatgtgatgcgatctgggaaaacccgtcggatgtcgcgctgggacacctatcaaagtaaaccacataacatgaagaatgaaggcgtatcaatgcacatttcaagccagtcctgtgtaaactacggaatgcaaagttttttcatacaatgttttcgtgagatgacagagctccccgtctgcagcaccgggaattatccgatcgcaaaacatacaagggatgatcaaaagtccagacactatgcacatgataaaccacgtaaaacttgcttcactgcttattagttgttgtccgtaatgtttgttagtttccttgtgtagtgataatggcagagctctcgttcttactttcgttttattcaaacggttttgtacagtatttttatagacttcaacactaggaaatgttttttttattaaattgttattagagtaagtcttttaccactgtaaagtgacctttacttgtgatactggactgttgtgcttttattttcatcacttaactttaaacccgttttcctccaaattccgttcctgaaaatcatagcgcttcagccgacctcagccataacttttgttacatacacaaggtatgagcaaaataaaaactgatttggaaagggcttgaatatggtataaaaaactgtaatatataaatttgcaccatgtgttgggttttcccagatcgaatcacatatgaacataaacattaaaacattaaatatatagaNNNNNNNNNNNNNNNNNNNNNNNNNNNNNNNNNNNNNNNNNNNNNNNNNNNNNNNNNNNNNNNNNNNNNNNNNNNNNNNNNNNNNNNNNNNNNNNNNNNNNNNNNNNNNNNNNNNNNNNNNNNNNNNNN comes from the Triplophysa rosa linkage group LG9, Trosa_1v2, whole genome shotgun sequence genome and includes:
- the eloal gene encoding elongin A, like isoform X1, whose protein sequence is MAAADVKKVLQLKYQLKGSCEGHTVLKILKKLQQLNITLDILAETGIGKVVNSFRKHDQAGKVAKMLVDRWKSLVPKDSTSRQQSQESSPNEQPNREAEDRRNGELSESTNSKRKTKGDHFSVEKKTSQYIDVKRETNPSKTKSHPNGEKKDTGKKDSSLNQSSQTHGHGKDKSISNDRVKHEGKKSEKMSSITNKQQNTTLAKVTALKSTSMRSDKNGDTCKKDKLNKTKEKSESTKKVDCSETPSMSFEAYLSYDIEPSKRKKICSADKNPKRLKTGHKENLQGRESWVKTSGAVTEDPLTAAPESSVMNLLNVPLPTSFPECEDISQYQYFRENKAESKVIDVCEEAPVFIGQRLKNKMQVYSGSKMTYLPTMMTLYQQCIRALQNNIDSLYEIGGVPFEILEPVFERCTPEQLLRIEECNPVYIGVTDHLWERHCEKDFRNAHLEEYESWREMHLRMSVERERKLKQLTKSIVSAHSGKPKGRQVKMAFIHSAAKPPRNVRIQQGIHGTAGPVTVPHPTDKPSCVKPHESRGRSNFSESPKPPNSSGQTQDPRKIKRVAPMMAKSLKAFKKQLSRR
- the eloal gene encoding elongin A, like isoform X2 — protein: MAAADVKKVLQLKYQLKGSCEGHTVLKILKKLQQLNITLDILAETGIGKVVNSFRKHDQAGKVAKMLVDRWKSLVPKDSTRQQSQESSPNEQPNREAEDRRNGELSESTNSKRKTKGDHFSVEKKTSQYIDVKRETNPSKTKSHPNGEKKDTGKKDSSLNQSSQTHGHGKDKSISNDRVKHEGKKSEKMSSITNKQQNTTLAKVTALKSTSMRSDKNGDTCKKDKLNKTKEKSESTKKVDCSETPSMSFEAYLSYDIEPSKRKKICSADKNPKRLKTGHKENLQGRESWVKTSGAVTEDPLTAAPESSVMNLLNVPLPTSFPECEDISQYQYFRENKAESKVIDVCEEAPVFIGQRLKNKMQVYSGSKMTYLPTMMTLYQQCIRALQNNIDSLYEIGGVPFEILEPVFERCTPEQLLRIEECNPVYIGVTDHLWERHCEKDFRNAHLEEYESWREMHLRMSVERERKLKQLTKSIVSAHSGKPKGRQVKMAFIHSAAKPPRNVRIQQGIHGTAGPVTVPHPTDKPSCVKPHESRGRSNFSESPKPPNSSGQTQDPRKIKRVAPMMAKSLKAFKKQLSRR
- the eloal gene encoding elongin A, like isoform X3, translating into MKRRGSVVVKVLKILKKLQQLNITLDILAETGIGKVVNSFRKHDQAGKVAKMLVDRWKSLVPKDSTSRQQSQESSPNEQPNREAEDRRNGELSESTNSKRKTKGDHFSVEKKTSQYIDVKRETNPSKTKSHPNGEKKDTGKKDSSLNQSSQTHGHGKDKSISNDRVKHEGKKSEKMSSITNKQQNTTLAKVTALKSTSMRSDKNGDTCKKDKLNKTKEKSESTKKVDCSETPSMSFEAYLSYDIEPSKRKKICSADKNPKRLKTGHKENLQGRESWVKTSGAVTEDPLTAAPESSVMNLLNVPLPTSFPECEDISQYQYFRENKAESKVIDVCEEAPVFIGQRLKNKMQVYSGSKMTYLPTMMTLYQQCIRALQNNIDSLYEIGGVPFEILEPVFERCTPEQLLRIEECNPVYIGVTDHLWERHCEKDFRNAHLEEYESWREMHLRMSVERERKLKQLTKSIVSAHSGKPKGRQVKMAFIHSAAKPPRNVRIQQGIHGTAGPVTVPHPTDKPSCVKPHESRGRSNFSESPKPPNSSGQTQDPRKIKRVAPMMAKSLKAFKKQLSRR